The Rhodopseudomonas palustris genome window below encodes:
- a CDS encoding DUF72 domain-containing protein — protein MARILIGTSGWHYQSWRGPFFPDGFPIKHQLQYYASQLATTELNGVFYRTPTPAAVRSWHDQTGKDFVFAWKASKFITHWKRLSEKSANSLALMEERLALLGDKVGPILFQLPPQLEVDTGRLRDFLPMLSAGRRYSFEFRHPSWYTPEVVRLLRDANIALCLSDHHDAPAPWRRTADFVYIRGHGPGGRYKGRYSAAALEQWAKRAAGWKRAGYDVYVYFDNDQKSAAPGDALRLQAMVKANQP, from the coding sequence TTGGCGCGGATCTTGATCGGCACATCGGGATGGCACTATCAGTCGTGGCGCGGGCCGTTCTTTCCTGACGGCTTTCCGATCAAGCACCAGCTGCAGTACTACGCCAGCCAGCTCGCCACCACCGAGCTGAACGGAGTGTTCTATCGCACCCCGACGCCAGCCGCCGTGCGATCATGGCACGACCAGACCGGCAAGGACTTCGTGTTCGCCTGGAAGGCTTCGAAATTCATCACGCATTGGAAACGACTGTCGGAGAAATCCGCCAACAGCCTCGCGCTGATGGAAGAGCGCCTGGCGCTGCTCGGCGATAAAGTCGGCCCGATCCTGTTTCAATTGCCGCCGCAGCTCGAAGTCGACACCGGCCGCCTGCGCGATTTCCTGCCGATGCTGTCGGCGGGGCGGCGCTACAGCTTCGAATTCCGCCATCCGAGCTGGTACACGCCGGAGGTGGTCAGGCTGCTGCGGGATGCCAACATCGCGCTGTGTCTCTCGGATCACCACGATGCGCCGGCGCCGTGGCGCCGCACCGCGGATTTCGTTTACATCCGGGGACACGGTCCGGGCGGCCGTTACAAAGGCCGCTATTCCGCCGCGGCCCTCGAACAATGGGCCAAGCGGGCCGCAGGGTGGAAGCGCGCCGGCTACGACGTGTATGTCTATTTCGACAATGACCAGAAGAGCGCTGCACCGGGCGACGCGCTGCGGCTTCAGGCGATGGTGAAAGCCAATCAGCCCTGA
- a CDS encoding patatin-like phospholipase family protein has protein sequence MPGAATVTPRRPLSLDARPDHNDGTVTALVFAGGLGLAAYHGGVFEAFAQRAQPLHWLAGSSAGAITAALIAGNPPPRRIDALREFWSLTRTEPTWSPLPHLEGWISAVTAHLIGDPNHFHPRLPSAFGFRSLYDLGPMRRRLARLIDFGRINGGDLRLSIAATDVCSGDPVIFDSHREPIALDHLLASCGFLPEFAPVTIGARTLVDGGLSLNAPFDPILAESEAPLRLFVLDLYARDDQPPASLEAAFERKNDLLFGNQTYLRLKDKIRIRALERSTAGAAAFPDEITLLSYRAGPSEPGPEKSFNFSRRALAQRWQTGFDDVMAALEPGASAIDGLRVIRRSATPPQAAALQPAEQFR, from the coding sequence ATGCCCGGCGCCGCAACGGTCACGCCTCGGAGGCCGCTTAGCTTGGACGCGCGCCCCGACCACAACGACGGCACCGTCACCGCCCTGGTGTTCGCCGGCGGCCTCGGCCTCGCGGCCTATCACGGCGGCGTATTCGAGGCTTTCGCACAGCGAGCTCAGCCGTTGCACTGGCTCGCAGGCTCCTCAGCCGGCGCAATCACCGCCGCGCTGATCGCTGGCAACCCGCCGCCTCGTCGCATCGATGCCTTGCGGGAGTTCTGGAGCCTGACCCGCACTGAACCCACTTGGTCGCCACTCCCGCATCTGGAAGGCTGGATCAGCGCAGTCACGGCACATCTGATCGGCGATCCGAACCACTTCCATCCGAGGTTGCCGTCAGCATTTGGCTTCCGCAGTCTTTACGATCTCGGACCGATGCGCCGACGGCTCGCGCGGCTGATCGATTTCGGCCGCATCAATGGAGGCGACCTACGGCTCTCGATCGCCGCCACCGACGTCTGCAGCGGAGACCCAGTGATTTTCGACTCCCACCGCGAGCCGATCGCGCTCGATCACCTGCTGGCTAGTTGCGGCTTTCTGCCGGAGTTCGCCCCGGTAACGATCGGCGCTCGGACGCTGGTCGACGGCGGGCTGTCGCTGAATGCACCGTTCGATCCGATCCTGGCCGAGTCCGAGGCGCCTCTGCGGCTATTTGTGCTGGATCTGTATGCACGCGACGATCAACCGCCCGCCTCGCTGGAAGCGGCGTTCGAGCGCAAGAACGACCTGCTATTTGGCAATCAAACCTACCTGCGTTTGAAGGACAAGATCCGGATCAGGGCGCTCGAGCGCAGTACAGCTGGGGCAGCGGCGTTCCCGGACGAGATTACCCTGTTGAGCTATCGCGCTGGACCGAGCGAACCGGGCCCGGAGAAGAGCTTCAACTTCTCGCGGCGCGCTTTGGCGCAGCGGTGGCAGACCGGGTTCGACGACGTGATGGCGGCCCTTGAGCCTGGCGCCTCAGCGATCGACGGACTCCGCGTGATCCGGCGTTCCGCCACACCTCCTCAGGCTGCCGCGCTGCAGCCGGCCGAGCAATTCCGTTGA
- a CDS encoding SDR family NAD(P)-dependent oxidoreductase — MTEQRPFAVVTGASTGIGFELAKCCAQGGFDLLIAADEPEIEKAAAELRAAGVSVEPVQADLSTQQGVDRLAEATKGRPVDALIANAGRGLGHAFLDQDIAQARKVIDTNVTGTVLLIHRIGNEMRRRNAGRILITGSIAGFTPGSFQAIYNATKSFLNSFSFALRDELKDTEVTVTCLMPGATDTEFFRRADMLDTAVGTAEKDDAGEVARIGFDAMMSGEGDVVSGWKNKLQTAAANVIPSGVLASQHRKMAEPGSAKR; from the coding sequence ATGACCGAACAACGTCCCTTCGCCGTCGTCACCGGAGCTTCCACCGGCATCGGCTTCGAGCTCGCCAAATGCTGCGCCCAGGGAGGCTTCGATCTGCTGATTGCTGCGGATGAGCCAGAGATCGAAAAGGCTGCCGCCGAGCTGCGCGCTGCCGGCGTCTCGGTCGAGCCGGTGCAGGCGGATCTGTCGACCCAGCAGGGCGTCGACCGGCTGGCGGAGGCGACCAAAGGACGGCCGGTCGATGCATTGATTGCCAACGCTGGCCGCGGGCTCGGACACGCCTTTCTCGATCAGGACATCGCGCAAGCCCGCAAGGTGATCGACACCAACGTCACCGGCACGGTGCTGCTGATCCACCGCATTGGCAACGAGATGCGACGGCGTAACGCGGGGCGGATCCTGATCACCGGCTCGATCGCCGGTTTCACGCCGGGCAGCTTCCAGGCGATCTACAACGCCACCAAGTCGTTCCTGAACTCGTTCTCCTTCGCGCTACGTGACGAGCTGAAAGACACCGAGGTCACCGTCACCTGCCTGATGCCCGGCGCCACCGACACCGAGTTCTTCCGCCGTGCCGACATGTTGGATACTGCGGTCGGCACCGCCGAGAAGGATGACGCCGGCGAGGTTGCCCGGATCGGTTTCGACGCGATGATGAGCGGCGAGGGCGATGTCGTCAGCGGATGGAAGAACAAGCTGCAGACCGCGGCGGCCAACGTGATCCCGTCCGGCGTGCTGGCGAGCCAGCATCGCAAGATGGCGGAGCCCGGCAGCGCCAAGCGCTGA
- a CDS encoding Crp/Fnr family transcriptional regulator, whose translation MRTGFAFTNLANRLTSHAELSDQDLELLAGMPATIRHLKPHERLRQGERSDDCCVVLQGYLCWREGDRGDALITSIHVPGDVPDLHTILAPSRQATLNALGPAVVALVPHAFFRSIAAQSRQMAHALAMLALADVSALRNWVVNLGARDSLTRVTHLLCEIATRLQAVGQARDYCFPSPFTQSDLAAACGISAVHANRIIQDLRHSAWLHWRSKTITITNWDALVQVSGFTPDYLHLRRVPHIERSCETIPHRIADRGDQIATL comes from the coding sequence ATGCGAACTGGCTTCGCATTCACCAATTTGGCCAATCGTCTCACCAGTCATGCGGAGCTGTCCGACCAGGACCTCGAACTGCTTGCTGGCATGCCTGCCACCATTCGGCATCTCAAGCCGCACGAACGCCTCCGCCAAGGTGAACGCTCCGACGATTGTTGCGTCGTGCTGCAAGGCTATTTGTGCTGGCGCGAAGGCGACCGCGGAGATGCGTTGATCACGTCGATCCACGTGCCCGGCGACGTGCCGGATTTACACACGATCCTGGCACCGAGCCGGCAGGCGACGCTGAACGCACTTGGCCCCGCCGTGGTGGCGCTGGTGCCGCATGCCTTCTTCCGATCGATCGCGGCGCAGAGCCGCCAGATGGCGCATGCTCTGGCGATGCTGGCGCTCGCGGACGTCTCAGCGTTGCGAAACTGGGTGGTCAATCTCGGCGCCCGCGACTCGCTCACCCGTGTCACGCATTTGCTGTGCGAGATCGCCACGCGGCTGCAGGCGGTCGGCCAGGCGCGCGACTACTGCTTCCCTTCGCCGTTCACACAGTCGGATCTTGCCGCGGCTTGCGGCATCTCGGCGGTTCACGCCAACCGCATCATTCAGGATCTGCGCCACAGCGCGTGGTTGCATTGGCGATCGAAGACGATCACCATCACCAATTGGGATGCGCTCGTGCAAGTTTCCGGATTCACCCCGGACTATCTGCATCTGCGCCGCGTCCCGCACATCGAACGGTCCTGCGAAACCATCCCTCACCGGATCGCCGATCGCGGCGATCAGATCGCGACTCTTTAG
- a CDS encoding ferritin-like domain-containing protein, with protein MAQDAREIFVTGLRNAHAMETQAREMMERQSERLDDYPEVKARVQQHLRETEGQLKRLDECLSACGESASMLKDTTQSFMGNMAALAHTVMPDEILKNTFANNAFEHFEIAAYKSLLALADIAGFGSAKPLLQASLKEEEAMAAWIDQNIDSVTRSYVQAQAA; from the coding sequence ATGGCTCAGGACGCACGTGAGATCTTTGTTACCGGGCTGCGCAACGCCCACGCCATGGAGACCCAGGCGCGGGAGATGATGGAGCGGCAATCCGAACGTCTCGACGACTATCCGGAAGTGAAGGCGCGGGTGCAGCAGCATTTGCGGGAAACCGAAGGCCAGCTGAAGCGGCTCGACGAGTGCCTGTCCGCCTGCGGCGAAAGCGCCTCGATGCTGAAGGACACCACGCAGTCGTTCATGGGCAACATGGCGGCGCTGGCTCACACCGTGATGCCCGACGAGATCCTGAAGAACACCTTCGCCAACAATGCCTTCGAACATTTCGAAATTGCCGCCTACAAATCGCTGCTGGCGCTCGCCGACATCGCCGGATTCGGCTCTGCCAAGCCGCTGCTGCAGGCGTCGCTGAAGGAAGAAGAAGCCATGGCGGCGTGGATCGACCAGAATATCGACAGCGTCACAAGATCCTACGTTCAGGCCCAGGCGGCCTGA
- a CDS encoding cysteine hydrolase family protein, with the protein MIKPPPAEPIEAAIHLCVDMQRIFARGGVWETPWMERVLPVVVDVSNHYARSTIFTRFITPEHPEQRPGRWQRYYQRWEAALRPNLKPEQLDLVPELQRLAPPAQVIDKPVYSAFKHSPLASLLVERGIGTVVVTGAETDVCVLATVLDAVDLGFRVVLVEDALCSSSDPGHDALMTMYRTRYGQQIDLVSRETLFDLWQF; encoded by the coding sequence ATGATCAAGCCGCCACCGGCCGAGCCGATCGAGGCTGCCATCCACCTCTGCGTCGATATGCAGCGGATTTTCGCGCGTGGCGGTGTGTGGGAGACGCCGTGGATGGAGCGCGTCCTGCCGGTGGTCGTGGATGTCTCGAACCACTATGCGAGATCAACGATCTTCACCCGCTTCATCACGCCCGAGCATCCGGAGCAGCGGCCGGGGCGGTGGCAGCGTTACTACCAGCGCTGGGAGGCCGCGTTGCGGCCCAATCTGAAGCCGGAACAGCTCGACCTAGTGCCGGAGTTGCAACGCCTGGCGCCGCCGGCGCAGGTGATCGACAAGCCGGTGTACTCCGCCTTCAAGCATTCACCCCTGGCATCGCTTCTGGTCGAGCGTGGCATTGGCACCGTGGTGGTCACGGGGGCCGAAACCGACGTCTGCGTACTCGCGACGGTGCTTGATGCCGTCGATCTCGGCTTTCGCGTCGTGCTGGTCGAGGATGCGCTGTGCAGCTCGTCCGACCCCGGTCACGACGCACTGATGACGATGTACCGCACCCGATACGGCCAGCAGATCGATCTCGTCAGTCGGGAGACGCTGTTCGATCTCTGGCAGTTTTGA